The DNA region CCGCCCGAGGGACCGTTCGGCTCATGCAGGACGAACACGTCCGCTGGGCGCTCGCCGACGCATAGGAACCAGCGGTCGCCGTTCGACGCGGCGTAGATGAGTTTGCGTGCGATGGTCATGATGCCGGCGGCCTCCTCGTTCATGTCAACTAGGGCCGAAGACAACGGTGGCCCTCGACCCGATGGTTGATCGCTCGAAGGCAGTTGGATGGTCGTGAGGCTGGCTGCCGGGCCCCGGGGGTAACGGTACGTGACCGCGGCGCGCACCGCGACCCTGGCCAGGCTTGCACCTACCCGCATCGCCGGGACAACTGCGCCGGCTGAAGGCTCAGGTCATCAGCCCCATCGAGACTCGACCTTCTCCCTCAGCCCGTCCGGCCACCACCGGGCGGGCACTTTTTCGAGGATCGAGGGTCGGACGGTTCCCCGGATGTTGCCGGTCGGAAGGTCGGCCGCAGGGAGCCGAGGCCACGCGCGTAATTCGTAGCGCGGTTCAGTCATCGGCCCTGCCGGCCGATCCGGCACGGGTTCGCTCGTAGGCGACGATGGCCTACGAGCATCCCTCCGACAAATTCGGGCGATTGCGTCTGAAGCAGGCCTTCACCTCGGGTCCGTCAGACCTCATCCCGGCGCAGAACCGAAGGTAGTCGCCCCCGCAACTCGCCCTCATGGCTTCCATCCCCGGTCCCTCCTGCGCGGCGCATGGCCAGCTCGCGACCAGGGGCGTCGCAAGCGCGAGCATCGCCAGGGTGGGAATACGGATATTCATCGGGCGGTCTTTTCTTGCGGTGTGGGCGGGACTGGGATTCGGCTGGCTTGGCTCAGGGTCGCAGGCAGGTCGGCGGGTTTCGGCTACGGCGAGGAGGGCCGCACGCGGGGACCGGCATGCCGCGGCAGCCCCCGTTCCCGAGGGTGGTCGTGAACGACCGGAAGGCGAACCCGGGGCGCCATGGAGTTGCGGCAAGCGCATCATCCTGACGTCCGCCCCGAGCCACGCGTGGACCGCCGGCGAGGCCAACGGGGCGGGGAGGTTGAGCGACCGCCGAACCGAAGTCCGACGTGGGCGATGCCCCGGGGACTGCGTGACCGCAGGGTCCGGGGGACCGCATTCCCGGGGCTAGCGCCCGTTGATGGGGCCTGGCTGCTGGGGTGCCGGAGGCTCGCTTGGCGGATCGCCTTCCGGCGGTGCCGGATCCGGCGGCGGGTCGCCTATGGGCGGCAGCGGATCGTCACCCGGGCGCGACGTGTCGGATTGCATGACGTGTCCCCCTTGGTCGCCCCTCGTGCGGGAGCCGACGACAACGCGCGTCGAGCCGGACGGTCGCGCCCGCAATTGCACGTCGGGCCGGACCGCCCGGGCACTTGGGTCACGGGCATGGGCTTGACCGGCGAGGCCGTCGACGGTTCGCCCGGACCTTGCTGCGGTAGCTCCTCACGACCTTGCGCGGCGTGCCTCCCGTTGCGATGGTCACCGCGGCCTCGCCGGTCGCCTGAACCTTCTCGGTCACCAACAGCCTGCTCTTCCGCGTGGCTCCGGTGCGCCGGACCGGCGTGTCCCCGTAGGCCGGGTGACCGGCCGGACATCCGAACGGGCTTGAGCGCGTGATCGAGGACCGCTGGAGAACGGACATGCCCGACGAGAAGGACCGGACCGACGAGGCACCCGAACCGACCGAGGACCTCGGCCTGCCGACGCTGCCGAGCCCGGGACGCGTCCCGCCTCCCCACTTGCCGCTGCTCCCTCCGGAGGACGACACCCCGCCTGCGAAGCCACATACCGATGGTTGGCCGTAAGGTCGGAGGGCGCGTGAGCGCGAGTGGCCTGCCCGGCGCGGTCCCGCGACCGTCGGGACGGCCGTCTCAGGCCATCAGGCGGTGGGTGTTGTCCGCGACGAGCTCCCGGTAGCGGGCGATGACATCGCCCTGGGTTCCTCCCGCCATCAGGGTGTTGGTGGCCTCCATCGCGGCCACGACCTTCTCGCCGACCATAGACACCATTTCGGCCTGACCTTCGGCGCCGCCCCAGGCGATCCGCACCAGCCGCAACTCGATGACCTTCTGCGCCTCCACGGCGAGCAGGAACGCGGCATAGAAGGGGTTCAACATAACGGCTCCGGTTGGACAGACGCATCCGTAAACGCCTGGACGGTCCCCGGTCCCCGCGGACGATGACGAAGGTGGCAGCCATCTCCACGGCTTCGGAGCGCCGCCCTGCGTCGGGCCGCCCGCAAATTCCCGCAATCACGACATAGGCGGTGGCCACGGACCCACGGGCAGGCGATGCCCACGCTTCCAGCTCCAGGCCAAGGTCGTACGGCGATAGCGTCCGAAGGGCGACCGCGAACGGCCGGCGCAGTCACGGACACCATGACCCAATACCTCGTCAGGCGCGCCAACCTTCTCGTGCTCGGCGTCCTGATGGCCATCGTCGCCCTGGTCGGCGCGGTGACCTGGGAGCGCCTCAACGCCTCGCGCGAGGCCCGGGAATGGTCGCAGCACAGCTACCGCGTCCTCAGCACCACCAAGGACCTCGCCATCGCCCTGCGCGACGCCGAGCGCGGCCAGCGAGGCTACGTCCTGACCGGCCGGGACGAGTACCTCGCGCCCTACGACGCGGCTCGCGACCGGTTGGGCCTGCTTCAGGGCGAGCTGCAGAGGCTGACCGCCGACAACCCCGTGCAGCAGGAGCGCATCCGCGCCCTGGCGCCGGCCATCCAGCACAAGCTGGAGGAACTCGCGCAGACCTTGCAGGCGCGCCGCGACGGCGGGCTTGAGAACGCCCTTCGCATTATCAACGGGGATGCCGGCCGCAACCACATGCGCGAAGCCGAGGCCATGCTCGACGGCATGCTGTCCGAGGAGCAACGCCTGCTCGACGAACGCCTTTCGCAGAATGACGGCCGGGCGGCCTGGGTGCGCTGGATGGTCATTGCCGGCTCGGCGCTGGCCGTCCTCACCATGCTCTGGGCGGCCCGCCTCCTGAACCAGGCTTGGTCGCGTTCCCACAGCACCGAGGCCGAGCAGCGGGCGCTGGCGCTGCGCCTGCGCACCACCCTCGACAGCCTCAGCCAGGGCGTCGCGGTGTTCGGGCCCGGGCGCAGGCTCGCGAACTGGAACGAGTGCTTCCAGGTGCTGCTCGACCTGCCGAAGGCGATGCTGCGGCCGGGCACCGCCTACGGCACCTTCGCCGAGCACACCGGCGAGCCGGGCCGCCCCGCCCTGGAGAGCGAGGACCAAGTCCGCCACGGCAGCCGGAATCCCCGCGAGGCGGTCACCTACGAGCGCGAGCGCGCCGACGGCCACCACCTGGAGATCCGCCGGACGCCGATGCCGGACGGCGGCTTCGTCCTGACGATCTCGGACATGACCAAGCGCGCCCAGGCCGAGGCCGTGCTGCGCGAGGCCCAGAAGATGCAGGCGGTCGGCCAACTGACCGGGGGCATCGCGCACGACTTCAACAACCTATTGCAGGTCATCCTCGGGAACCTGGAGTTCGTCCGGGCGAAGCTCGACGGCGACGCTAGGCTGCAGACCCGGATCGAGCGCGCGGCCTGGGCGGCCCAGCGCGGCGCGACCCTGACGGGCCAGCTCCTCGCCTTCGCCCGCAAGCAGCCGCTCGCCCCGGCGCCCGTCGACCTCGCCGCGACGATGCCGGACCTGATCCCCCTCCTGCGGCGCACGCTCGGCGAGCACATCGAGGTCCGCTACGTCGAGACCGCGGGCCTGTGGCCGGCAATGGCCGACCGGGCCCAGCTGGAGAGCGCGGTACTCAACCTCGCGCTCAACGCGCGCGACGCGATGCCGGGCGGCGGCCGGCTGACCATCGAGCTCGGCAACAAGGTTCTCGACGAGACCTACGCCCGGGGTAACGCCGAGATCACGCCGGGCGACTACGCCATGGTGGCGGTCTCCGATACCGGCCACGGCATGACGCCCGAGATCGTGGCCCGCGTGTTCGAGCCGTTCTTCACGACCAAGCCCGACGGCAAGGGCACCGGGCTCGGCCTCGCCATGGTGTTCGGCTTCGTCAGGCAGTCGGGCGGGCACGTGAAGATCTACTCCGAGCCCGGAGAGGGCACGACCGTGAAGATTTACCTGCCCCGGGCGGTCGGGGCGGTGACCGCCGTGGGGCAGCGCACGGCGTCCCCGGTGGAACTGCCGCGCGGCACGGCCACGGTGCTGGTCGTCGAGGACGAGGCGGGGGTGCGCGAGATCGCCTGCGCGATCCTTTCCGATCTCGGCTATCGGGTGCTGGAAGCGGTCGACGGCGAGGAGGGGCTACGGGTGTTCGGCGCGAACGCGGCGACCGTCGACCTGCTGCTGACCGACGTGATCCTGCCCGGGAAGGTGAGGGGGCGCGAACTCGCGGAGCGCGTCCAGGCCCTGCGCCCGGAGGTGCGGGTGGTGTTCATGTCCGGCTACACGGAGAACTCCATCGTGCATCACGGCCGGCTGGACGACGGGGTGCACCTCGTGGCCAAGCCGTTCAAACGCGAGCAGCTCGCCCGCAAGGTCGCCGAGGTGCTCGGTAATGCCACGGTGACGGCGCAAGTCGAAAACGTCGTGGTCCTGCGCCCCGCCAGGGACGCGGGATCGTAACGCCGGACGGTCATGCCTGACGGTCGACCCTGGACGGCCGGGGAACGGGAAGCGTGCGGGTCGGACCCCGGCAGGGGGAACCTCCCCTCCGCTCCACAATTGCCGCGTCGACATCACGGAGCAGATGCATGGCAACGAGCAGCACCCCGCGCACCCACCAGACGCGCAACGACACCAATTCCAATGCCAAGAGGGTGTCCATCGAGGCCCTGAACGCCCGGCTGGCCGACGGCATCGACCTCGCGCTGGCGATTAAGCAGGCCCACTGGAACCTCAAGGGGCCGCAGTTCATCGGCATCCACCTGATGCTGGACGGGTTCCGCGCCGAGATCAGCGACCTCAACGACAAGGTGGCCGAGCGGGCGGTGCAGCTCGGCGGGACGGCGATGGGGACGGCGCAGGTGGTGGCGGGGGCGACGAAGCTGCCGGCCTACCCGACCGAGATCTACGCCATCGCCGACCATGTCGCCGCGCTGATCGACAGCTACGCCGCCTACGCCAATGCCGTCCGCGAGAACATCGACGAGACGGACGAGGCGGGCGACCCCGGCACGGCGGACCTGTTCACCGAGGTCTCGCGCGCCGTCGACAAGCAACTCTGGTTCCTTGAAGCCCACGTCCAGGAGCCGACGGGCCAGATGCGCGACGGCGACGCCCGCAACTGAGGAAGGCTCGCCCCTCCGTACCAAATCGGACGGAGGGGCGCCGCAGGCGGTGTCGCTCACGGATGCCAGGGCGGCCAGGGGACTGAAGCTGGCGGCAACCCCGCTCTCGCTACCCACCCTTCGCGGACCCCGGGAAGGTCCCCTTCCCGGCAGCTCGATGGACGGCGATTCTACGGCCGGATCGGTTCGCCGAACACACGTGCGCAGTACTCCGTGAGGCGCTCGGGCTGATCGGCGGACCCACGGAACGCGATGTGGCCGTCCGGGCGAACGAGCACCAAGGCCGGTTGTCCCCCGAGATCGGCCATGCCCCTTGCCGCCGCCCTGGTCCCTCGGCCGCCGACTGACCCTTACCGCCGCCGAGGCGTTCACTCCGGAGACCCCACCCGTACGGGAGCCCCGATGTCGAGCCTGACCGAGCGCAAGGCACGCCTGATCATTCACGGCGACCGGCCCTACAACGCCGAGCCGCCCCTCGACCGATTGCGGGCCTCCTACCGGACGCCGGCGAAGGATTTCTACGTCCGCTCGCACGGCGACCTGCCGGACCTCGACGAGGCGACCTGGCGCCTCACCGTCGATGGAGGAACCGGCGCCGCGCTTGAGTTGTCGCTATCGGACCTGCGGACCCGCTTCCCGGAAACCAGGGTCACGGCCACGATGCAGTGCGCCGGCAATCGCCGCGCCGACATGCGTGCGGTCGCCCCGGTCTCGGGCGACCCATGGGATGCCGGCGCCATCGGCACCGCGGAATGGACCGGGGTTCGGCTCAGCGACGTCCTGCGTAAGGCGGGGGTCGCCGAGCGCCTGGGCCTGCATGTCGCCTTCGAGAGCCACGACACGGTGGAAGGCCACCCCTACGGGGCCTCGATCCCGCTCGCGAAGGCGATGGCGCCCGAGACCCTGCTGGCCTACGCCATGAACGGCGAGGCCTTGCTGCCGGAGCACGGCTTTCCGGTCCGCGCCGTGGTGCCGGGCTTCGCCGGCGTGCGCAGCCCCAAATGGCTTAGGCGCCTGAGCGTCCAGGACCACCCGTCGGACAACCCGATCCAGGCCGGCGACTACAAGCTGTACCCGGCCGACGTGACCGCCGAGACCGCCGATCCGGCCAAGGGGCACACCATCGACGCGATGCCGCTGAACGCGGCGATCTGCGAGCCCGGGTCCGGGGCCGCCCTCAAGTCGGGGAGCAACAGGGTCCGCGGCTATGCGGTGAGCGGCGACCGGGCCGTCGTACGCGTCGACGTCTCCGGGAACGGCGGTCGGTCCTGGGTGCAGGCCGAACTCGAACACGAGGCCGACGCGCCGTTCGCCTGGACGTTCTGGAGCGCGAACCTCGACCTGCCTCCCGGCGGGCACGAACTCGCCGTGCGCGCCTGGGACGCGGCCGGCCAGACGCAGCCGGCGCTGCCGGACGAGATTTGGAACCACAAGGGCTACCTTTGCGCCTGCTGGCATCGGGTGCCGGTCAACGTCACCTAGGGACGGGCGACCTGGCCTGTCGGCCATCGCCGCCCTCGTGGACGTCGCACCCGCAACGTCGGACCGTGGCGGGCGTTTCGAGTCCGTCCAGATACCCGGGGGGCGGGTCGCCTCCTTCAAACTCCAAGGAACAAAATGTCCCGCGAGACCAGCATCCAGGCGACAGAGAAATTCGGCGAACTCGTCAACGGCGGCCGGTTCGATGCCTTTCCCGAGGTCGTCGCCCCGGACTGCCACGACCATGACCCCGCGCCGGGCCAGCACATGGGGCCCGAGGGATACCAGGCTTTCTTCACGCAGCTCCGCTCGGCATTTCCCGACATGCAGGTCGAGGTGAAGAAGCTCGTCGCGGACGGGGACAGCGTCGCCTTCGCCTACACGCTCACCGGCACGCACCAGGGCGACTTCAACGGCCACAAGCCGACCGGGAAGGCCATCAAGGTCCGCGGCATGCAGATCGGCCGCTTCGTGGACGGCAAGATGGTCGAGCGCTGGGGCTCCTCCGACGAGCTGGGCATCCTGAAGCAGATCGGCGCCATCGAGGGTTGACGAAGTCCTCCGTGCCAGCGACGGCGCTCGACCTCGCCCAGGTCATGCGCGGACCGCGTCAGGTAGGTGCGTGGCAAGGCGCGGGTGCTTGATGAACGTGGACAGGGGCGGCGGTGGCCCGGGGGACCGCCGCCGGAACGAGGCCTACATCCGGTTCATCATGCGC from Methylobacterium sp. NMS14P includes:
- the dps gene encoding DNA starvation/stationary phase protection protein Dps — translated: MATSSTPRTHQTRNDTNSNAKRVSIEALNARLADGIDLALAIKQAHWNLKGPQFIGIHLMLDGFRAEISDLNDKVAERAVQLGGTAMGTAQVVAGATKLPAYPTEIYAIADHVAALIDSYAAYANAVRENIDETDEAGDPGTADLFTEVSRAVDKQLWFLEAHVQEPTGQMRDGDARN
- a CDS encoding molybdopterin-dependent oxidoreductase; the protein is MSSLTERKARLIIHGDRPYNAEPPLDRLRASYRTPAKDFYVRSHGDLPDLDEATWRLTVDGGTGAALELSLSDLRTRFPETRVTATMQCAGNRRADMRAVAPVSGDPWDAGAIGTAEWTGVRLSDVLRKAGVAERLGLHVAFESHDTVEGHPYGASIPLAKAMAPETLLAYAMNGEALLPEHGFPVRAVVPGFAGVRSPKWLRRLSVQDHPSDNPIQAGDYKLYPADVTAETADPAKGHTIDAMPLNAAICEPGSGAALKSGSNRVRGYAVSGDRAVVRVDVSGNGGRSWVQAELEHEADAPFAWTFWSANLDLPPGGHELAVRAWDAAGQTQPALPDEIWNHKGYLCACWHRVPVNVT
- a CDS encoding aromatic-ring hydroxylase C-terminal domain-containing protein, translated to MADLGGQPALVLVRPDGHIAFRGSADQPERLTEYCARVFGEPIRP
- a CDS encoding CHASE3 domain-containing protein; its protein translation is MTQYLVRRANLLVLGVLMAIVALVGAVTWERLNASREAREWSQHSYRVLSTTKDLAIALRDAERGQRGYVLTGRDEYLAPYDAARDRLGLLQGELQRLTADNPVQQERIRALAPAIQHKLEELAQTLQARRDGGLENALRIINGDAGRNHMREAEAMLDGMLSEEQRLLDERLSQNDGRAAWVRWMVIAGSALAVLTMLWAARLLNQAWSRSHSTEAEQRALALRLRTTLDSLSQGVAVFGPGRRLANWNECFQVLLDLPKAMLRPGTAYGTFAEHTGEPGRPALESEDQVRHGSRNPREAVTYERERADGHHLEIRRTPMPDGGFVLTISDMTKRAQAEAVLREAQKMQAVGQLTGGIAHDFNNLLQVILGNLEFVRAKLDGDARLQTRIERAAWAAQRGATLTGQLLAFARKQPLAPAPVDLAATMPDLIPLLRRTLGEHIEVRYVETAGLWPAMADRAQLESAVLNLALNARDAMPGGGRLTIELGNKVLDETYARGNAEITPGDYAMVAVSDTGHGMTPEIVARVFEPFFTTKPDGKGTGLGLAMVFGFVRQSGGHVKIYSEPGEGTTVKIYLPRAVGAVTAVGQRTASPVELPRGTATVLVVEDEAGVREIACAILSDLGYRVLEAVDGEEGLRVFGANAATVDLLLTDVILPGKVRGRELAERVQALRPEVRVVFMSGYTENSIVHHGRLDDGVHLVAKPFKREQLARKVAEVLGNATVTAQVENVVVLRPARDAGS
- a CDS encoding ester cyclase, with protein sequence MSRETSIQATEKFGELVNGGRFDAFPEVVAPDCHDHDPAPGQHMGPEGYQAFFTQLRSAFPDMQVEVKKLVADGDSVAFAYTLTGTHQGDFNGHKPTGKAIKVRGMQIGRFVDGKMVERWGSSDELGILKQIGAIEG